Proteins encoded by one window of Sediminicoccus rosea:
- a CDS encoding DMT family transporter — protein MRGLMLAALGYAIISFADAAIKFALPVVGVAGAMLWRGGAGALSIALLTRGRGLWPRNKRLVFGRSIMHCSVSILWYFVWMSGFGLADSYAVAAAAPLLMTLLAIPMLGERVGWRRWTSCAVGFFGVLFMLQPGGELWRWEAAVLLVAVCGMALSRIWTRTLAATDTPACISFWLMLTHIPMGLMVLPIAALWPPEGFPDLFPVGWMLALLLFFGVANAAAHLLFARGFALANIASLAPLEYSPLLWGLVLGFMIWGEVPAWTTLIGAAIVICAGLYNLHRERVRRSQERAERGAQA, from the coding sequence GTGCGCGGCCTCATGCTCGCCGCCCTCGGCTATGCCATCATCTCCTTCGCGGATGCGGCCATCAAGTTTGCCCTGCCGGTGGTGGGCGTCGCGGGTGCGATGCTCTGGCGCGGCGGGGCGGGCGCGCTTTCCATCGCGCTGCTGACGCGCGGGCGGGGCCTCTGGCCGCGCAACAAGCGGCTCGTCTTCGGCCGCTCGATCATGCACTGCTCCGTCTCCATCCTCTGGTATTTCGTCTGGATGTCGGGCTTCGGCCTGGCGGACAGCTATGCCGTGGCCGCCGCCGCGCCGCTGCTGATGACGCTGCTCGCCATTCCCATGCTGGGCGAACGCGTGGGCTGGCGGCGCTGGACCTCCTGCGCGGTGGGCTTCTTCGGCGTGCTCTTCATGCTGCAGCCGGGCGGCGAGCTGTGGCGATGGGAGGCGGCGGTGCTGCTGGTCGCCGTCTGCGGCATGGCGCTCAGCCGCATCTGGACGCGCACGCTGGCGGCCACCGACACGCCGGCCTGCATCTCCTTCTGGCTGATGCTGACGCATATCCCCATGGGGCTGATGGTGCTGCCCATCGCGGCGCTCTGGCCGCCCGAGGGCTTCCCGGACCTCTTCCCGGTCGGCTGGATGCTGGCCCTGCTGCTCTTCTTCGGCGTGGCCAATGCGGCGGCGCACCTGCTCTTCGCGCGGGGCTTCGCGCTGGCAAACATCGCCTCTCTCGCGCCGCTCGAGTATTCGCCGCTCCTCTGGGGCCTGGTTCTCGGCTTCATGATCTGGGGCGAGGTGCCGGCCTGGACCACGCTGATCGGCGCCGCGATCGTCATCTGCGCGGGGCTCTACAACCTGCATCGCGAGCGCGTGCGGCGCTCGCAGGAAAGGGCGGAACGTGGCGCTCAGGCATGA
- a CDS encoding FAS1-like dehydratase domain-containing protein, with product MSYQDFLGRTETREDRLDPRLIEGLAATLDRPTPDGDVPPLWHWMLFQDWRRPSGVGPDGHPKRGGFLPPVHELPRRMWAGGRLDFHANALRAEDRVTRLSTIAAISEKSGGSGKLVFVTVRHEITGPRGPVLTEEHDIVYRGTEGAAVRAAEQAPAFAAGARLDLVPDALLLFRYSALTGNGHRIHYDMPYVTGEEGYPGLIVHGPLQATLMAQTILDAAPGRRLLRFAFRGKRPCFAGNALSVLARAEGDAAVAETRDHGGATCMQAEALLG from the coding sequence ATGAGCTACCAGGACTTCCTCGGCCGCACGGAAACCCGTGAGGACCGCCTCGACCCCCGCCTGATCGAGGGTCTCGCCGCAACGCTGGACCGCCCCACGCCGGATGGGGATGTGCCCCCACTCTGGCACTGGATGCTCTTCCAGGATTGGCGCCGGCCCTCCGGCGTCGGGCCGGATGGCCACCCCAAGCGCGGCGGCTTCCTGCCGCCCGTGCATGAGCTGCCCCGCCGCATGTGGGCGGGCGGGCGGCTCGACTTCCATGCCAATGCGCTGCGCGCCGAGGACCGGGTGACGCGGCTTTCCACCATCGCGGCCATCTCGGAGAAGTCGGGCGGCTCGGGCAAGCTTGTCTTCGTCACCGTGCGGCATGAGATCACGGGGCCGCGCGGGCCCGTGCTGACCGAGGAGCACGACATCGTCTATCGCGGGACCGAAGGTGCGGCGGTTCGTGCGGCCGAGCAGGCGCCCGCCTTCGCCGCCGGTGCGCGGCTCGATCTCGTGCCCGATGCGCTCCTGCTGTTCCGCTATTCGGCGCTGACCGGCAATGGCCATCGCATCCATTACGACATGCCCTATGTGACCGGCGAGGAGGGGTATCCCGGCCTCATCGTGCACGGCCCGCTGCAGGCGACGCTGATGGCGCAGACCATTCTGGATGCGGCCCCCGGCCGGCGCCTCCTGCGCTTCGCCTTCCGCGGCAAGCGGCCCTGCTTCGCCGGCAACGCGCTTTCCGTCCTGGCGCGGGCCGAGGGCGACGCCGCCGTGGCTGAGACGCGCGACCACGGGGGCGCGACCTGCATGCAGGCCGAAGCCTTGCTTGGATAA
- a CDS encoding class I SAM-dependent methyltransferase produces the protein MSRVQNRGMDAAEYDLMDAVEDRMWWYRAMHGHALRALAGLPEHARILDAGCGTGGFLAKLRGAYPGAELFGLEYAEAAAFRAASKAGAHVAAGTINALPFPDAQFDAVVSLDVLCHDAVQEAAALAEFRRVLRPGGRLVLNLPAHEWLRSAHDRRVHTARRYDRARATAVLAEAGFEQAAPRHWNSLLLPLMVVQRKVLRRDEDAASDVAPFPPWLDASLFSVCRLEAALLGAGLRFPAGGSLLATATRPLDPARP, from the coding sequence ATGTCGCGCGTCCAGAACCGCGGCATGGACGCCGCCGAATATGATCTGATGGATGCGGTCGAGGACCGGATGTGGTGGTATCGCGCCATGCACGGCCACGCGCTGCGCGCCCTCGCGGGCCTGCCGGAGCATGCCCGCATCCTTGATGCGGGTTGCGGCACGGGCGGCTTCCTGGCCAAGCTGCGTGGGGCATATCCCGGGGCCGAACTGTTCGGCCTGGAATATGCCGAGGCCGCCGCCTTCCGCGCTGCCAGCAAGGCCGGCGCCCATGTCGCAGCCGGCACGATCAACGCCCTGCCCTTCCCCGACGCGCAGTTCGACGCCGTCGTTAGCCTCGATGTCCTTTGCCACGATGCGGTGCAGGAGGCGGCGGCCCTGGCCGAATTCCGCCGCGTGCTGCGGCCGGGCGGGCGGCTCGTGCTGAACCTGCCCGCGCATGAATGGCTGCGCTCGGCGCATGACCGGCGCGTCCACACCGCCCGCCGCTATGATCGCGCCCGCGCCACCGCCGTGCTCGCCGAGGCGGGCTTCGAGCAGGCGGCGCCCCGCCATTGGAACAGCCTGCTGCTGCCGCTGATGGTGGTACAGCGCAAGGTGCTGCGACGAGACGAAGATGCCGCCTCCGACGTGGCACCCTTTCCGCCCTGGCTCGATGCCAGCCTGTTTTCCGTCTGCCGGCTGGAGGCGGCGCTGCTCGGCGCCGGCCTGCGCTTCCCCGCCGGCGGCTCGCTGCTTGCCACCGCAACCCGTCCCCTGGACCCCGCACGCCCATGA
- a CDS encoding glycosyltransferase family 2 protein, with protein sequence MNDHPVGLSIVVPVYRGAATIGRLVEAVSQLKPAGGLEIILVNDGSPDDSGDVCRRLAETASVPLTYIEHARNFGEHNAVMTGLRHARGAYVINMDDDLQNPPEELIRLYDHARLGGWDVVYTRYAKKEHEGWRNLGSRFANKVADSLLDKPKGLYLSSFRCMSAMVVREVTKYSGPYPYIDGLIMQVTQRISSIEVAHYARADGVSNYNMRRLVRLWLNLATNFSVLPLRLAIFAGVAMGMLGFLVAIIVIIEALFFETPSGWASSMMLMLLIAGVQFTILGVMGEYVGRAFLSANGKPQGVVREVIEPREKVHGE encoded by the coding sequence ATGAATGACCATCCCGTCGGCCTTTCCATCGTCGTGCCCGTCTATCGCGGGGCGGCTACCATCGGGCGCCTGGTCGAGGCGGTCTCGCAGCTCAAGCCCGCGGGCGGGCTCGAGATCATCCTGGTGAATGACGGCAGCCCGGATGACAGCGGCGACGTCTGCCGCCGCCTTGCCGAGACGGCCTCCGTGCCGCTCACCTACATCGAGCACGCGCGCAATTTCGGCGAACACAATGCGGTGATGACCGGCCTGCGCCATGCCCGCGGCGCCTACGTCATCAACATGGATGACGACCTGCAGAACCCGCCGGAGGAGCTGATCCGCCTCTACGACCATGCGCGGCTCGGCGGGTGGGACGTGGTTTACACGCGCTACGCCAAGAAGGAGCATGAGGGCTGGCGCAACCTCGGCAGCCGCTTCGCCAACAAGGTGGCGGACAGCCTGCTGGACAAGCCGAAGGGGCTCTACCTCTCCTCCTTCCGCTGCATGAGCGCGATGGTGGTGCGCGAGGTCACGAAGTATTCCGGCCCCTATCCCTACATCGACGGCCTGATCATGCAGGTGACGCAGCGCATCTCCTCGATCGAGGTCGCGCATTACGCGCGGGCCGACGGCGTCTCCAACTACAACATGCGCCGCCTCGTCCGGCTCTGGCTGAACCTCGCGACCAACTTCTCGGTGCTGCCGCTGCGCCTCGCCATCTTCGCGGGCGTCGCGATGGGCATGCTGGGCTTCCTGGTGGCCATCATCGTGATCATCGAGGCGCTGTTCTTCGAGACGCCCTCGGGCTGGGCCTCCTCGATGATGCTCATGCTGCTGATCGCGGGCGTGCAGTTCACCATCCTGGGCGTGATGGGCGAATATGTCGGCCGGGCCTTCCTCTCGGCCAATGGCAAGCCGCAGGGCGTAGTGCGCGAAGTGATCGAGCCGCGCGAGAAGGTGCACGGCGAATGA
- a CDS encoding DMT family transporter: MSFYWGALAAAICSSLVGQVLLKAGAEALSGASFLAQMLRWQTMLGLCFYGLGALLYIMALRRIPMSVALPCTAASYVLIAAIGWYFFGETMGAQKIAAITLIAAGVALLATA, encoded by the coding sequence ATGAGCTTCTACTGGGGCGCCCTGGCCGCCGCCATCTGCTCCTCGCTGGTCGGCCAGGTGCTCCTCAAGGCCGGCGCCGAGGCGCTGAGCGGCGCCAGCTTCCTGGCCCAGATGCTGCGCTGGCAGACCATGCTGGGCCTGTGCTTCTACGGGCTTGGCGCGCTGCTCTACATCATGGCGCTGCGCCGCATCCCGATGAGCGTGGCACTGCCCTGCACGGCGGCCAGCTACGTGCTGATCGCCGCCATCGGCTGGTATTTCTTCGGCGAGACGATGGGCGCCCAGAAGATCGCGGCCATCACGCTGATCGCGGCCGGGGTGGCGCTGCTCGCCACCGCCTGA
- a CDS encoding GNAT family N-acetyltransferase, with protein MLIRDALDSDLPAITAIYAHWVTHGRASFELDPPDLAEMTRRRAAILQGGYPYLVAEHAGEVVGYAYASLYRARPAYLFTVENSVYVRPGGSRQGAGRALLEELIARCAARGFRLMIAVIGDSGNAPSIGLHGACGFQPAGLLPGTGWKHGQWVDTVLMTRELGEGRATPPN; from the coding sequence ATGCTGATCCGCGACGCCCTCGATTCCGACCTGCCCGCCATCACCGCCATCTATGCCCATTGGGTCACACATGGCCGCGCGAGCTTCGAGCTCGACCCGCCCGACCTCGCCGAGATGACGCGCCGCCGCGCCGCCATCCTCCAGGGCGGCTATCCCTATCTCGTCGCGGAACATGCGGGCGAAGTGGTGGGCTATGCCTATGCCAGTCTCTACCGGGCTCGGCCGGCCTATCTGTTCACGGTGGAGAACAGCGTCTATGTCCGGCCCGGCGGCAGCCGCCAGGGTGCCGGGCGCGCGCTGCTCGAGGAGCTCATCGCACGCTGCGCCGCGCGCGGCTTCCGCCTGATGATCGCGGTCATCGGCGACAGCGGCAATGCGCCCTCCATCGGCCTGCACGGCGCCTGCGGCTTCCAGCCAGCGGGGCTGCTGCCTGGCACCGGCTGGAAGCACGGGCAATGGGTGGACACCGTGCTGATGACGCGCGAACTGGGCGAGGGCCGCGCCACGCCGCCCAACTGA
- the radC gene encoding RadC family protein, protein MRVSWLRDWFGRRTASLAEAPSRPPTRGFAEAPQPFGRTPATLPFSSTGPQGHRGRMREKLLERGPDSLADYEVLEMLLFFAFKTGDTKPLAKALINQHGSFARVMAAPQDVLLATRGLGPHSVAALKLVQAAALRMMQAEVAEQPVLNNWDRLLEYLTARLAREKIEQFRVLFLDSKNRLIADEAQARGTVNHTPVYPREVVKRAIELHATALILVHNHPSGDPTPSRSDIEMTQQIKAAASLLDITLHDHLILGQGRHTSFRREGLL, encoded by the coding sequence ATGCGTGTGTCCTGGCTTCGTGACTGGTTCGGTCGCCGCACGGCCTCACTGGCGGAAGCGCCGTCCCGCCCTCCGACGCGCGGCTTCGCCGAAGCGCCGCAGCCCTTCGGACGGACCCCGGCCACGCTTCCCTTCAGCTCGACCGGACCACAGGGCCATCGCGGCCGCATGCGGGAGAAGCTGCTGGAGCGCGGCCCCGATTCGCTGGCCGACTATGAAGTGCTGGAGATGCTGCTCTTCTTCGCCTTCAAGACCGGGGATACCAAGCCGCTCGCCAAGGCGCTGATCAACCAGCATGGCAGCTTCGCGCGGGTGATGGCCGCCCCGCAGGATGTGCTGCTCGCCACGCGGGGCCTTGGTCCGCACAGCGTGGCCGCACTGAAGCTTGTCCAGGCGGCGGCCCTGCGGATGATGCAGGCCGAGGTGGCCGAACAGCCCGTGCTGAACAACTGGGACCGGCTGCTCGAATATCTCACCGCCCGCCTCGCGCGCGAGAAGATCGAACAGTTCCGCGTGCTCTTCCTGGATTCGAAAAATCGTCTGATCGCCGATGAGGCGCAGGCGCGCGGTACGGTGAACCACACGCCCGTCTATCCGCGTGAGGTGGTGAAGCGCGCGATCGAACTGCACGCCACAGCCCTCATCCTGGTCCATAACCACCCTTCGGGGGACCCCACGCCGAGCCGCTCCGACATCGAGATGACGCAGCAGATCAAGGCGGCGGCGAGCCTGCTCGACATCACCCTGCATGACCATCTCATCCTGGGCCAGGGGCGGCATACGAGCTTCCGGCGCGAGGGCCTGCTCTAG
- a CDS encoding xanthine dehydrogenase family protein molybdopterin-binding subunit: MFGQSIRRLEDDRFLRGQGRYVSDAAPPPGTLHAVFLRSPHAHAGLGAIGLDAARAAPGVHLVLTGEDLRAAGIGSLPCLPILDADQPLIIPPRPALAQDRVRHVGEAVACIIAESRAQAEDAAELIEVDYTPLDAISTPEAAIAPGAVQLHAVAPGNLAFRWQRGDAAAVAAAMARAAHVSTRHLLNQRVTCAPIEPRAALAHQVDGVLTLELNGQNMHAIRAQIATAMGIAPESMHLHAPDVGGGFGVKNVAFGEHVVLLHATRLLGRPIRWVAQMGEDFAASAHGRGMAATARLALDAEGRFLALEVKSLSELGAYLSSNGPYCASHTPATALSGIYAIPAVHFVAEGAFSNTAPMEAYRGAGKPEANYIIEMMIEAAAQDTGRDAQVLRELNAIAALPHRSALGQEIRDGDFVARLVECAALADRAGFPARRARSEAQGKRRGFGLTGFLETARGAPGEWARLRATPDGLVELAIGTQSNGQGHETSFPQYVAHLLDIPIEAIRYVQADTARVVRGSGHGGARSLHMGGEAMRQAAGALLAHARSVAARLLQSMPDALHYAAGRFSLPDGRGLTLAEIAAEEGALEGEVAHAVDLVTFPNGAHAAELEVDIETGEVTLLRYTAVDDYGRLLNPMLARGQVQGGVAQGIGQALMERIAYDAESAQLLSAGFMDYAMPRAADLPDLRVELREDQPTAANGLGVKGTGQAGCIAAPQAIMAAIRDAVGADVQMPATPEAIWRALGSRN, encoded by the coding sequence ATGTTCGGTCAGTCCATTCGGCGCCTGGAGGATGATCGCTTCCTGCGTGGGCAGGGGCGCTACGTCAGTGATGCGGCGCCGCCGCCGGGCACGCTGCACGCCGTCTTCCTGCGCAGCCCGCATGCCCATGCCGGGCTGGGCGCGATCGGGCTGGACGCGGCACGCGCGGCGCCCGGCGTGCACCTGGTCCTGACCGGCGAGGATCTGCGTGCGGCCGGCATCGGCAGCCTGCCCTGCCTGCCCATCCTCGACGCCGACCAGCCCCTCATCATCCCGCCGCGCCCGGCCTTGGCCCAGGACCGCGTGCGCCATGTGGGCGAGGCGGTGGCTTGCATCATCGCCGAGAGCCGCGCCCAGGCCGAGGATGCGGCCGAACTGATCGAGGTGGACTACACCCCGCTCGACGCCATCAGCACGCCCGAGGCCGCCATCGCCCCGGGGGCCGTTCAGCTGCATGCGGTGGCGCCCGGCAACCTTGCCTTCCGCTGGCAGCGCGGCGATGCGGCGGCGGTCGCTGCCGCCATGGCGCGGGCCGCGCATGTCTCGACGCGCCACCTGCTCAACCAGCGCGTCACCTGCGCGCCGATCGAACCCCGCGCGGCGCTGGCCCATCAGGTGGATGGCGTGCTGACGCTGGAGCTGAACGGGCAGAACATGCACGCGATCCGCGCGCAGATCGCGACCGCGATGGGGATCGCGCCGGAGAGCATGCATCTGCACGCGCCCGATGTGGGCGGCGGCTTCGGCGTGAAGAACGTCGCCTTCGGCGAGCATGTGGTCCTGCTGCATGCCACGCGCCTGCTGGGGCGGCCCATCCGCTGGGTGGCGCAGATGGGCGAGGATTTCGCGGCCTCCGCCCATGGGCGCGGCATGGCGGCGACGGCGCGGCTCGCGCTCGATGCCGAGGGGCGCTTCCTGGCGCTGGAAGTGAAGTCCCTCTCCGAGCTTGGCGCCTATCTCTCCTCCAACGGCCCCTATTGCGCGAGCCATACGCCGGCCACCGCGCTCTCGGGCATCTATGCGATCCCGGCCGTGCATTTCGTCGCGGAGGGCGCCTTCAGCAACACCGCCCCGATGGAGGCCTATCGCGGCGCCGGCAAGCCCGAGGCGAACTACATCATCGAGATGATGATCGAAGCGGCCGCGCAAGATACGGGCCGCGACGCCCAGGTGCTGCGCGAGTTGAACGCCATCGCCGCGCTGCCGCACCGCTCGGCGCTGGGGCAGGAGATCCGTGACGGCGACTTCGTGGCGCGCCTCGTCGAATGCGCGGCCCTGGCTGACCGCGCGGGCTTCCCCGCACGCCGCGCCCGGAGCGAGGCGCAGGGCAAGCGGCGCGGCTTCGGGTTGACCGGCTTCCTGGAGACGGCGCGCGGCGCGCCCGGCGAATGGGCACGGCTGCGCGCCACGCCCGATGGGCTCGTGGAGCTCGCCATCGGCACGCAATCCAACGGGCAGGGGCACGAGACGAGTTTCCCGCAATACGTCGCCCATCTGCTGGACATCCCCATCGAGGCCATCCGCTACGTCCAGGCCGATACGGCGCGGGTCGTGCGCGGCAGCGGCCATGGCGGCGCACGCAGCCTTCACATGGGCGGCGAGGCGATGCGCCAGGCGGCAGGCGCGCTGCTGGCCCATGCGCGCTCGGTTGCCGCGCGGCTGCTGCAGTCCATGCCCGATGCGCTGCACTACGCGGCGGGGCGCTTCAGCCTGCCCGATGGCCGGGGCCTGACGCTGGCCGAGATCGCGGCGGAGGAGGGCGCGCTGGAGGGCGAGGTGGCGCATGCGGTGGACCTCGTCACCTTCCCCAATGGCGCGCACGCGGCGGAGCTGGAGGTGGATATCGAGACGGGCGAGGTGACGCTGCTGCGCTATACGGCGGTGGATGATTATGGCCGGCTGCTGAACCCCATGCTGGCGCGCGGCCAGGTGCAGGGCGGCGTCGCGCAGGGCATCGGGCAGGCGCTGATGGAGCGCATCGCCTATGACGCGGAGAGCGCGCAGCTCCTCTCCGCCGGCTTCATGGACTACGCCATGCCACGCGCGGCGGACCTGCCCGATTTGCGCGTCGAACTGCGCGAGGACCAGCCGACGGCGGCGAATGGGCTTGGCGTGAAGGGCACCGGGCAGGCCGGCTGCATCGCGGCCCCCCAGGCCATCATGGCCGCGATCCGCGATGCGGTGGGCGCGGATGTCCAGATGCCGGCGACGCCGGAGGCGATCTGGCGGGCGCTCGGCTCACGGAATTAA
- a CDS encoding methyl-accepting chemotaxis protein, giving the protein MLTSLRSVRAPILGGCLLLAGLAIIPASITLQGSWREWMAAGQALRVDQAGNRLNEALFELLLERAASNAALGANSAIGAASRATIDRSRRQFDAKLSEARDAMLRSGAPDAQRMLNDLEQGITRLAALRQRADAEMARPLAERQADFAGGGFFREMSAFVELQQGIWALLLQQGGAIDPLVARVNALKQASWLARDAAGRERSTVANVVSANRSPTGDERNTIQASRGAVDLAWRLVAADPSVRTEARLMASVALAEAEYFQAFRTLSAEQAEPGPHRLTGPVFIERTTPMIGSLLAVRDAATVVTEEQLATLLAEARARAALSGLVLLGAVLGLLLSGWLLMRRVLRPLARLEAATVRLKARDYATAVPGTEGTDEFARLAQGLEALRLEAARAESLDQAAETQRLATEAERRTARLALAERIEGSIGGVVSRLGTEVETLRAAVDALRVGSDRTANQAQEVSASAGQASGNVQTVSAAAEQLAASVGEITRQVSQAAQVASRALAETRRTDETMRELTGAAEKIGEVVRLISDIAGQTNLLALNATIEAARAGEAGKGFAVVASEVKSLASQTGRATGEIGAQIGAIQAAAGAAVLSIQGIGTVVEEINEVASAIAAAVEQQGAATREIARNVAEAAAGTDAVSTQIQAVGDDMAAAQEAVLQLSGGTDAVAGQGEALKAELSVMLQEMRAA; this is encoded by the coding sequence ATGCTTACCTCCCTTCGTTCCGTCCGCGCTCCTATCCTGGGAGGCTGCCTGCTGCTGGCGGGCCTCGCCATCATTCCGGCGAGCATCACGCTGCAAGGCTCCTGGCGGGAATGGATGGCGGCCGGCCAGGCGCTTCGCGTGGACCAGGCCGGGAACCGCCTGAACGAGGCGCTGTTCGAACTTCTGCTGGAGCGCGCGGCCAGCAATGCCGCCTTGGGCGCGAACAGCGCCATCGGCGCGGCCTCGCGCGCCACCATCGACCGCAGCCGCCGGCAATTCGACGCAAAGCTGAGTGAGGCGCGCGATGCAATGCTGCGGAGTGGCGCACCCGACGCCCAGCGCATGCTGAACGATCTGGAGCAGGGCATCACTCGCCTCGCTGCCCTGCGGCAGCGTGCGGACGCGGAGATGGCGCGCCCGCTCGCGGAGCGGCAGGCCGATTTCGCCGGTGGCGGCTTCTTCCGCGAGATGTCGGCCTTTGTCGAGCTGCAGCAGGGCATCTGGGCCCTTCTGCTGCAGCAGGGCGGCGCGATTGATCCCCTGGTGGCCCGGGTGAATGCCCTGAAGCAGGCCTCCTGGCTCGCACGGGACGCGGCGGGGCGGGAGCGCAGCACCGTCGCGAATGTGGTCTCCGCCAACCGGAGCCCGACCGGCGATGAGCGCAACACCATCCAGGCCTCCCGCGGGGCTGTGGACCTCGCCTGGCGCCTGGTCGCGGCCGATCCCTCGGTGCGGACCGAGGCCCGGCTGATGGCGTCGGTGGCCCTGGCCGAGGCGGAGTATTTCCAGGCCTTCCGCACGCTGTCCGCCGAGCAGGCCGAGCCCGGGCCGCACCGCCTGACGGGCCCGGTCTTCATCGAGCGCACGACGCCGATGATCGGCAGCCTGCTCGCGGTGCGCGATGCGGCGACGGTCGTGACGGAGGAGCAGCTGGCCACGCTCCTCGCCGAGGCTCGCGCGCGGGCCGCCCTCTCCGGCCTCGTGCTGTTGGGGGCGGTCCTCGGCCTGTTGCTCTCCGGATGGCTGCTGATGCGCCGCGTGCTGCGCCCGCTCGCCCGGCTCGAGGCGGCCACGGTGCGCCTCAAGGCGCGCGACTACGCGACTGCCGTGCCCGGCACCGAAGGCACCGATGAATTCGCCCGCCTGGCCCAGGGCCTGGAAGCGCTGCGCCTGGAAGCCGCACGCGCCGAGAGCCTCGACCAGGCGGCCGAGACCCAGCGCCTGGCCACGGAGGCTGAACGCCGCACCGCCCGCCTCGCCCTTGCCGAGCGGATCGAGGGCTCGATCGGGGGCGTGGTCAGCCGACTCGGCACCGAGGTCGAGACGCTTCGCGCCGCCGTGGACGCGCTGCGCGTGGGTTCCGACCGCACGGCGAACCAGGCGCAGGAGGTCTCGGCCAGCGCGGGGCAGGCGAGCGGCAATGTGCAAACCGTCTCCGCGGCGGCCGAACAGCTGGCCGCATCGGTCGGCGAGATCACGCGCCAGGTCTCCCAGGCGGCCCAGGTCGCCAGCCGCGCGCTCGCCGAGACGCGCCGCACCGACGAGACGATGCGCGAACTGACCGGCGCGGCCGAGAAGATCGGCGAGGTGGTGCGCCTGATCAGCGACATTGCGGGCCAGACCAACCTGCTCGCGCTCAACGCGACGATCGAGGCCGCGCGCGCGGGCGAGGCCGGCAAGGGCTTCGCCGTGGTGGCGAGCGAGGTGAAGAGCCTGGCCAGCCAGACCGGGCGCGCCACCGGCGAGATCGGCGCGCAGATCGGCGCGATCCAGGCGGCCGCCGGGGCGGCGGTGCTCTCCATCCAGGGCATCGGCACCGTCGTCGAGGAGATCAACGAGGTGGCCAGCGCCATCGCCGCGGCCGTCGAGCAGCAAGGGGCGGCCACCCGCGAAATCGCCCGCAACGTGGCCGAGGCCGCCGCGGGCACCGATGCCGTCTCCACCCAGATCCAGGCGGTGGGCGATGACATGGCCGCCGCGCAGGAGGCGGTCCTTCAACTCAGCGGCGGCACCGATGCCGTGGCCGGCCAGGGCGAGGCGCTCAAGGCCGAGCTCTCGGTCATGCTGCAGGAGATGCGCGCGGCCTGA